Below is a genomic region from Microbacterium galbinum.
CGAGCGCCTCGGGGCGGTCGTCGTCGATCACGAAGGTCGGCCCGGAGTCGCGCATCCAGAACTCGTCGACCGGTGCCTCCACGATCTCGACACCCGCTCCCAGCATCCGTCTCGCCCGCGCGAGCTCGCGCGGATCGACCAGCATCGTGACCGGCTCGAACTCGGCGACCGCGTGCGCCACCGCCGTCCACGTCGCATACCCCTCGTCGCGTTCGGCCGCGCTCTCGCCGAGCGTCTGGCCCTCGACGGGGAAGGCCATCCAGGTGCGATCGTGGCGTGCGGTCTCTGCGGGCATGCGCCAGGCCATCGGTGTCTCCTCGCGGTGGAGTGGTTATTGAACATGCGATCAACAGGTGCTACGGTAACCCGTGATGAACACGACGTCAAGAGTCTCCGGCCCCCGGCGCCTCCCTCCCGAAGAGCGCGACCGCTCGATCCTCGAGGGGGCCGTCGGGCTCGCCCGCGAGAGCGGGCTGGAGGCTCTCACCCTGCGTGCCGTCGCCGCCCGCGTGGGTGTCACCCCGGCTCTCGTCGCGCACTACCGCCCGGGCATGGACGCCTTCCTCGCCGATGTCTTCGGCGAGATCGTGGCGGCCGAGCGCGACGAGGTGATGGCGTCGTTCGACCCCGGCGCGACCGTGCGCGACAACCTGCTGCACATGACCGAGACGCTCCTCGACGGCCGTCGCGACGACGTGACCCTCGTGTGGGTGCAGGCATGGGCACTGGGGGCGCGCAACGAGGCGCTCGCCGCGCGCGTGCGCTCCGAGATGGACCTCTGGCAGAGCGCCCTCGAGGCGCATCTCTCCCGTGCCGTCGCCTCGGGCGAGATCTCGGCGACCCGCACCGAGACCGCCGCCTGGCTGCTGCTCGCGATGATCGACGGCATGAACGCGCACTCGTTGGTGAAGTGGGCGCCGCACGATCGCGCCGCCCTCGCCCGGCGCACGCTCGCCGTCGTGCTCGATCCGCGCGACGATGCACCGAATCCCCTCACCCCGAACCCGCTCACACCGAACACGCTCACCCCGACACCGCTCGACGCCCCGGCGTCCGCTCCCTCCTCCGCGAAGTAAGGAACGCCCCATGGATGCTGTGCGCATGCACGCCGCCTCGGCCGAGTCGACGGCCATCGTCGACGCGGTGCTCGACTACTCCCGACGGCGGATGCTGGCGGCCGACGTGCCGCTCGACAAGCCGCAGAGCGAGGCCGAGCTCAACCGGCTCGTCGGGGCCACGATCACCGACGCGGGACTGGGGGCCAACCGGGCGCTCAGCGTGTTCGAGCACATCCTCGCGCCGGCGTGCCTGACCACGAGTCATCCGCTGTACCTGTCGTTCATCCCCACCGCGCCGACCATGGCGGCGATCGCGTTCGACCTGGTGGTGTCGGCATCCGGTCTCTACGGCGGCAGTTGGCTCGAGGGAGCGGGCGCCGTGCACGCCGAGAACGAGGTGCTCTCGTTCCTGGCGAAGGAGTTCGGGCTTCCCGACACCGCGGGTGGGGTCTTCGTGCAGGGCGGCACGATCGGCAACCTGTCGGCGCTGGTCGCCGCGCGCGAGGCCGCCAAGGCGCGGCTCCTCGATGCGGGCAAGCAGCTCCCGTCGCGTTGGAAGATCGTCTGCAGCGTCGAGGCCCACTCCTCGAACAAATCGGCCGCGCGGGTGATGGATGCCGACGTGCTGCTCGTGCCGGCGGGCGACGACGGCGTTCTCCGCGCGGATGCCGTGCGCGACGCCCTCGCCGAACACGGTGACGAGATCTGCGCGGTCGTCGCGACCGGGGGATCGACGAACTTCGGCATCGTCGACGACATCGCCGGCATCGCTGCTCTGAAGGACGAATTCGAGTTCTGGCTGCACATCGACGGCGCGTACGGACTCACCGCGATGCTGTCGCCCGAGGCGCGGCACATCTTCGCCGGGGTGGAGCGCGCGGACTCGGTGATCGTCGATCCGCACAAGTGGCTGTTCGCGCCGTTCGACTGCTGCGCCCTGATCTACCGCGATCCCGAGGCGGGACGCCGCGCGCACACCCAGCACGCCGAGTACCTCGATACGCTCACCGACGGCGACGACTTCAGCCCGTCCGACTACTCGATCCAGCTCACGCGGCGCCCCCGCGGCCTGCCGCTCTGGTTCTCGCTCGCGACGTACGGCGTCACGTCCTATCGCGACGCGGTCGGGGCGACGATGGCGCTCACCCGCCGCATCGCCGACGAGATCGCGGCACGCCCCGGGCTCCGGCTCGTGCGCGATCCGCAGCTGTCGGTCGTCGTGTTCGAGCGTGACGGGTGGGAACGCGCCGACTACGACCGCTGGTCGGCCGCCCTGCTCGACTCGCAGCGCGCCTTCGTCGTTCCGAGCTCGCACAAGGGCCGCCCGAACACGCGCTTCGCGATCCTCAACCCGCTCACGACCTTCGAAGACCTCGTCGGCATCCTCGACACCATGGCCTGACAGCGCGCCTCATCTACTCGTGTGCGCGTCCAGGAAGTCGATGGTCTTCTGCAGGGCGGTCCGGGCATCCGGCAGGTCGAGGTGGAACTGGTACTCGTGGGGGAGCGCCGGTTCGTGCGGTGCCGGCCAGAAGAGCGTCGTGACCTCGACCCCCACCTCGTCGAGGCGCTTCGCCATCGGGATCGACTGCAGCCAGGTGAGGCCGTCACCGTTGCCGCCCGAGATGTAGGTCGCGGGGAAGTCCGCGGTCACCCAGTCCACGGTCGACATCGTCGCGCCCGTCGAGTCCTCGGCCCAGGTCTTTGTGCCGGAGTACGCCCACATCGCCGACTTGAAGCCCCAGCCGGCGATCCCGTCGAGCTGCGCGAGCGCCGACAGATCGTAGACGCCGCAGTTGAGCACGGTCGCGACCAGTTGCGAGGCCTCGATCGACGGAGTGATGTCCATGATCTCGGCGTAGTCGGGGCTCGTGATGAGCGTGGCCATCTGGCTGGCGAGCTGGGCACCGGCGGAGTCCCCGGCGAGCACGATCCGCGTGGGATCGACGCCCAGCTCGGCGGCATGCTCGTCGATGTAGGCGAGCGCCTCGTTGAGCTGGTTCACCGCGAGCGGGTACACGCCCTCGGGGCCGATCGTGTAGTTCACGCCGATCGTCGTGTAGCCCTCGGCGGCGAGGATGCGCAGGTACGGATCGACGTTCTCCTTCGCGCCCGAGATCCAGGCGCCGCCGTGGATCCAGACGACCGTGGGCAGCGGGCCGGTGGCGGATGCCGGGGAGAAGACGTCCAGGGTCGTGTCGGCACCCCGGTCCCCGTAGGCGACGTCGAGCTGCTCGGTGAGCTCGACGTCGGGCACGTGCTTCTCCATCTCCGCCGCTGTCTCGTCACCGCCCTTGGTGAACACGGCGCGGATGATCATGGCCGACGGCCACGGGGTGAGCGAGCCGACGATCGCCACGACCGCGGCCACCCCGACGACGCAGGCGACGGCGATCTTCGTCCGCCGCCACGGACGACGCGACTTCGCGGGTCGTGCCGGTTCTGGTTCGTGGTCGTGCGCGCTCATGGGACTCCCTCTCCGCGCACCAGTGTGGCAGTACTCCGCGCGGCGACGCACGCCCGGATCGACGCCGTGACCGAGGCGGGAATCCCCGGCCCCGCGAACCGGTCCGGTGGTCGACAGCACTTGTCCGCTGGGCGACACCCGCCCTCGCTAGCGTGAAGAGGGCCCCCGATTCCTGGAGTCCCGATGCCCCGCCCTGCGCCGAACCTCGCGCCGAATCCTACTCCGACGACCGTGGGACGGGCGTTCCGCGAGGGAGTGTGGGGGCGTGGGCGTCGGCTGCGCGCGGCGCTGTCGATCGCGGGTTTCTGCGGGCATCAACTCGCCGAGGTCATGGTGCCCGTCGCGGTGGGCGTCGTGATCGACAGCGCCATCGCTCCGCACGACCCGGTCGCGCTCGGGTGGGCGCTGGCGTTCCTCGTCGCCGTGTTCGCGGTACTGATCTGCGCGTGGCAGGTGGGTGATCGCTCCGCCACCGTCGTCTACGCGCGCGGCGAGCACGCGCTGCGGCAGGGGGTGCTCGGGCTCGCGCTGCGCCGTCGCGTGCGCCGTCCGGCCGGCGAGGTGCTGACGATCTCCTCGTCGGATGCCGGGCAGACGGCCGGGTTCTTCTGGGTGATCGCCGAGCAGGCGGCCGCGGCGACGGCGGTGCTCGTCGCGTGCATCACGCTGCTCGTCATCGCCTGGCCGCTCGCGATCGCCGTCGTGATCGGCACGCTCGTGCAGGCGTTCGTCGTGCACGCCATGAGCGGGGGCCTGCGCCGTCGCGGATACGCGGCGCAGAAGCAGGCCGCGCGGCTCGACGCGGTGAGCACCGACTTCGCGACCGGCCTGCGCGTGCTCGGCGCCCTGGGCGGAGCGCCCCGAGCGGCCGAACGCTACGTCGCCGAGAGCGCGGTCGCGGCCGAGGCCGCCTATCGCGCCGAGAAGGCGACGGCCGGGCTCACCGCACTGAACCTGCTGGTGAGCGGTCTCGCCTTCACCGGCATCGCGATGCTCGGCGGCTGGCTCGCGCTGGAGGGCGCGATCACGGTCGGCGGATTCGTCACGGCGATGGGGCTCGCGCAGACGATCCGCGGACCTCTGCAGGCGCTCGGCTATCTGCCGGCGCAGATCGCGAGCAAGCACGGGTCGGCGACGCGCATCGCCGAGTTCACCGCCGAAGCGGGAATGGATGCCGTCGAGGCGGGAGCGGATGCCGCCGACGCGGGAGCGGATGCCGTCGAGCGGATGCCGGTGACGGATACCGTCGCCGCGGCTGCAGGTGGAGTGGCCGCAGGTGGAGTGGTCGCGGGCGGAGTGGTCGCGCGCCTCGATGTCGACGGGCGGCCGATCGAGATCCGCGCGGGCGAGCTCACGGGGATTCGTGCAGACCCCGCGCGGATCGCCGATCTCGCGCGTCTGTTCGGCGGACAGCGCGAGCCCGAGGTCGGCGAGCTGCTGCTGACCGGAACGGATGCCGCCCGCCTCGATGCCGAGGGTCTCCGATCCCGGGTGTTCGCCCCGCCGCACGACGCCGCGGTGTTCAGCGGCACGGCGGCCGCGAACATCGCCGATCCGATCGACGCCGCGCACCTCGAGGCATCCGCGTTCGACGAGGTGCTGCGCCGGCTGCCCGACGGTCTCGACGAGCGCGTGGGCGAGCGCGGTCTGCGGCTCTCGGGCGGTCAGCGTCAGCGCCTTCTTCTCGCCAGGGCCCTGCACCAACCGCAACCCCTGCTCGTGCTGCACGAGCCGACCACCGCGATCGATCCCATCACCGAGGCGCAGGTCGCCGAGGGTCTCGCCCGTGACGGGCGCACGATTCTGCTGCTCACCGACCGCGCCTCGCTGCTCGCGGCGTGCGCGCGCGTGCACGATCTGAGGGACGACCCCGATCTGCGCGACGACCGCGACCGGAGGCGGGACGACCCCGATCAGAGGGACGACGTATGAGCGACGAGAAGCTGCCGGTCGCGAGCCGCCGCGACACCGCGCGCGGACTCCTCACGGCGCTCGGGCATCGACGGGGGCTCGTGCTGCTCGCGCTCGTGACCCTGTTCGCCGGCGTCGGGGCAGCGCTCGTCGCCCCGTGGGTGATCGGGCTCATGGTCGACGACATCGTGGCGGGCGGCACAGGGCTGCTGCCCTTCGGACTGGTGCTCGCGGCATCCGTGGTGTCGGCGGCCGTGCTCACGTGGGTGGGGCGCGTGCTGCTGGCCCGGCTGGGGCAGGGCACGATCCGGGAGGTGCGCGAGTCGGCGTTCCGCACGGCTCTCGCCCAACCGACGTCGCGGATCGAGGCGGCGGGGACCGGTGACCTGGTGGCGCGTCTCTCGGGCGACGTGCGTGCGGTGGGCGAGGTCGTCGAGGGCGCGTTGCCCGCCTTCCTGACCGCGGTCTTCGGGATCGTGCTGAGCCTGATCGGCATGGGG
It encodes:
- a CDS encoding TetR/AcrR family transcriptional regulator, with the translated sequence MNTTSRVSGPRRLPPEERDRSILEGAVGLARESGLEALTLRAVAARVGVTPALVAHYRPGMDAFLADVFGEIVAAERDEVMASFDPGATVRDNLLHMTETLLDGRRDDVTLVWVQAWALGARNEALAARVRSEMDLWQSALEAHLSRAVASGEISATRTETAAWLLLAMIDGMNAHSLVKWAPHDRAALARRTLAVVLDPRDDAPNPLTPNPLTPNTLTPTPLDAPASAPSSAK
- a CDS encoding pyridoxal phosphate-dependent decarboxylase family protein, with the protein product MDAVRMHAASAESTAIVDAVLDYSRRRMLAADVPLDKPQSEAELNRLVGATITDAGLGANRALSVFEHILAPACLTTSHPLYLSFIPTAPTMAAIAFDLVVSASGLYGGSWLEGAGAVHAENEVLSFLAKEFGLPDTAGGVFVQGGTIGNLSALVAAREAAKARLLDAGKQLPSRWKIVCSVEAHSSNKSAARVMDADVLLVPAGDDGVLRADAVRDALAEHGDEICAVVATGGSTNFGIVDDIAGIAALKDEFEFWLHIDGAYGLTAMLSPEARHIFAGVERADSVIVDPHKWLFAPFDCCALIYRDPEAGRRAHTQHAEYLDTLTDGDDFSPSDYSIQLTRRPRGLPLWFSLATYGVTSYRDAVGATMALTRRIADEIAARPGLRLVRDPQLSVVVFERDGWERADYDRWSAALLDSQRAFVVPSSHKGRPNTRFAILNPLTTFEDLVGILDTMA
- a CDS encoding alpha/beta hydrolase, with protein sequence MSAHDHEPEPARPAKSRRPWRRTKIAVACVVGVAAVVAIVGSLTPWPSAMIIRAVFTKGGDETAAEMEKHVPDVELTEQLDVAYGDRGADTTLDVFSPASATGPLPTVVWIHGGAWISGAKENVDPYLRILAAEGYTTIGVNYTIGPEGVYPLAVNQLNEALAYIDEHAAELGVDPTRIVLAGDSAGAQLASQMATLITSPDYAEIMDITPSIEASQLVATVLNCGVYDLSALAQLDGIAGWGFKSAMWAYSGTKTWAEDSTGATMSTVDWVTADFPATYISGGNGDGLTWLQSIPMAKRLDEVGVEVTTLFWPAPHEPALPHEYQFHLDLPDARTALQKTIDFLDAHTSR
- a CDS encoding ABC transporter transmembrane domain-containing protein codes for the protein MGRAFREGVWGRGRRLRAALSIAGFCGHQLAEVMVPVAVGVVIDSAIAPHDPVALGWALAFLVAVFAVLICAWQVGDRSATVVYARGEHALRQGVLGLALRRRVRRPAGEVLTISSSDAGQTAGFFWVIAEQAAAATAVLVACITLLVIAWPLAIAVVIGTLVQAFVVHAMSGGLRRRGYAAQKQAARLDAVSTDFATGLRVLGALGGAPRAAERYVAESAVAAEAAYRAEKATAGLTALNLLVSGLAFTGIAMLGGWLALEGAITVGGFVTAMGLAQTIRGPLQALGYLPAQIASKHGSATRIAEFTAEAGMDAVEAGADAADAGADAVERMPVTDTVAAAAGGVAAGGVVAGGVVARLDVDGRPIEIRAGELTGIRADPARIADLARLFGGQREPEVGELLLTGTDAARLDAEGLRSRVFAPPHDAAVFSGTAAANIADPIDAAHLEASAFDEVLRRLPDGLDERVGERGLRLSGGQRQRLLLARALHQPQPLLVLHEPTTAIDPITEAQVAEGLARDGRTILLLTDRASLLAACARVHDLRDDPDLRDDRDRRRDDPDQRDDV